A region of uncultured Draconibacterium sp. DNA encodes the following proteins:
- the cobA gene encoding uroporphyrinogen-III C-methyltransferase produces MSKNHLISIVGAGPGDPELLTVKAHKRLTEADVVLYDALHGKEMLKLAKNDAELIYVGKFQGDGQCQHERQDSIHRKMAELAARGKKVVRLKAGDPMVFGRGAEEIRFCKTHGLNYEVIPGITAGVAASGLMEVPITERHKSPMALFYTGHRTDNSLSNIESVIEVLKGNGTVTIYMGFKNIGLLIAKIMEAGIEPEMPVQIMSQVGQKEQSILSSTIECIVSDIHKKKPVSPAVLFIGRYATPITKEVNSDDTQLEVNSNAELVSI; encoded by the coding sequence ATGAGCAAAAATCACCTGATATCAATAGTTGGAGCCGGCCCCGGAGACCCGGAGTTGCTGACAGTAAAAGCACACAAACGCCTGACGGAAGCTGATGTGGTTTTATACGATGCCCTGCACGGAAAAGAGATGCTAAAACTTGCCAAAAACGATGCAGAACTAATTTATGTCGGGAAGTTCCAGGGTGATGGTCAGTGCCAACACGAACGGCAGGATAGCATTCACCGGAAAATGGCTGAACTGGCTGCCCGCGGTAAAAAGGTGGTTCGTTTAAAAGCAGGCGATCCAATGGTATTCGGACGTGGCGCTGAAGAAATTCGTTTCTGCAAAACACATGGATTAAACTACGAAGTGATACCGGGTATAACCGCCGGAGTTGCAGCATCGGGACTGATGGAAGTGCCAATAACAGAACGTCATAAAAGCCCAATGGCACTTTTTTATACGGGCCATCGTACCGATAATTCGCTGAGTAATATTGAAAGTGTAATTGAAGTTCTAAAAGGCAATGGTACCGTAACCATTTATATGGGATTTAAAAACATTGGATTACTCATTGCTAAAATTATGGAAGCCGGTATTGAACCTGAGATGCCGGTGCAGATAATGAGCCAGGTGGGGCAAAAAGAACAAAGTATTTTAAGCAGTACTATTGAATGTATTGTGTCAGACATTCATAAAAAAAAGCCCGTTTCGCCGGCCGTACTTTTTATCGGCAGGTACGCCACTCCCATCACTAAAGAAGTAAATTCTGATGACACACAACTGGAAGTGAATTCCAACGCGGAATTAGTATCAATTTAA
- the nirB gene encoding nitrite reductase large subunit NirB: protein MKKRIVLIGNGMTGYKFCEKFVASSLVHEYELLVFGEEPHPAYDRVHLTSYYTGTVPEELLLAPAGWYAEHGIELRTHERITSIDRNSKTISSEKNLSYSYDILILSTGSSAFVPPIEGVEKKGVFVYRTFDDIDKIKAYIPNAKNAAVIGGGLLGLEAAKAVLDDGLPTSIVEFAPRLMPRQLDLQGAEILKSKLEEFNLKVMLNKSTKCIIGNGSIQGLEFNDGSKLDADLLVISAGIRPRDELAKQAGLEVHPRGGIVVNSKMETADPSIFAIGECVVVHNMVWGLVAPCYEMAEVLVQNLAGDSKEFLGFDLSSKLKLIGTDVASFGDALVEDKNIKTIVYENKARGIYKRLNLTADGKYLLGGILVGEAEEYNMLKQVVNNKMVLPENPEDFILGARGGEGAAGISVGDLPDDAIICSCENISKGQIMQAIEQDGAEALPLIKKCTKAGTGCGGCVPMLDDLLTHYMKSQGREVRKTICEHFNYTRQELYDLIKVNEIKSFNELLATYGKGSGCELCKPLTASLLASIWNDVIVKHDTIQDTNDRFLANIQQRGVYSVVPRIPGGEITPDKLIVIGQVAKKYDLYTKITGGQRIDLFGARVDELPNIWEELIDAGFESGHAYGKALRTVKSCVGSTWCRFGMDDSVSFAIEVENRYKGLRSPHKLKGGVSGCVRECAEARGKDFGIIATDKGWNLFVCGNGGANPRHADLLASDLDKETCVRYLDRFLMFYIKTAGPLTRTSKWLSELEGGLGYLKDVIVKDSLGIGEKLEQEMQELISHYQCEWTTVVRNQEMRKKFRHFVNSDQIDENIKYVPMRGQKMPAKA from the coding sequence ATGAAAAAAAGAATTGTTTTAATTGGAAACGGGATGACCGGCTACAAGTTCTGCGAGAAATTTGTGGCGTCTTCATTGGTTCACGAGTATGAACTGCTTGTTTTTGGTGAAGAACCGCACCCTGCCTACGACCGTGTGCACCTTACCTCCTACTACACGGGAACTGTTCCTGAGGAACTTCTGCTGGCTCCTGCAGGTTGGTATGCAGAACACGGCATTGAACTGCGCACACATGAGCGAATTACTTCGATAGACCGAAATTCAAAAACGATAAGCTCTGAGAAAAATTTAAGCTATTCGTACGATATATTGATACTCTCTACCGGCTCTTCAGCTTTTGTTCCACCAATTGAGGGAGTGGAAAAGAAGGGAGTTTTTGTGTACCGTACATTTGATGATATTGACAAAATAAAGGCATACATCCCCAATGCTAAAAATGCCGCTGTAATTGGCGGCGGATTACTTGGCCTTGAAGCTGCCAAAGCCGTTTTGGATGACGGGCTTCCCACAAGCATTGTTGAATTTGCCCCCCGTCTGATGCCTCGGCAACTGGATCTACAGGGCGCTGAAATACTAAAATCGAAACTCGAAGAATTTAACCTGAAGGTGATGCTAAACAAAAGCACAAAATGCATCATTGGCAATGGATCAATACAAGGGCTGGAGTTTAACGATGGCAGCAAACTGGACGCTGATTTACTGGTAATTTCAGCAGGCATCCGCCCCCGCGATGAGCTGGCAAAACAGGCCGGTTTGGAAGTTCATCCACGGGGAGGAATCGTTGTAAACAGCAAGATGGAAACTGCGGACCCAAGTATTTTTGCCATTGGCGAATGTGTGGTTGTTCACAATATGGTTTGGGGGCTGGTGGCTCCCTGTTACGAAATGGCTGAAGTGCTTGTGCAGAATCTGGCGGGCGATTCAAAGGAATTTTTAGGATTCGACCTCTCTTCCAAATTAAAACTGATAGGTACCGACGTGGCCAGTTTTGGCGATGCGCTGGTTGAGGATAAGAACATAAAAACCATTGTGTACGAAAACAAGGCACGCGGTATTTACAAGCGCCTAAACCTTACTGCCGATGGCAAATACCTGCTTGGAGGCATTTTGGTTGGTGAAGCTGAAGAATACAATATGTTGAAGCAGGTGGTAAACAACAAAATGGTGCTGCCCGAAAATCCTGAAGATTTTATTCTGGGAGCCCGTGGAGGCGAAGGCGCTGCAGGTATTAGTGTTGGCGATCTACCGGATGACGCCATTATTTGTTCCTGCGAGAATATCAGCAAAGGGCAAATTATGCAGGCCATTGAACAAGACGGAGCCGAAGCTTTACCGCTGATAAAAAAATGTACAAAAGCCGGAACGGGTTGTGGTGGTTGTGTGCCCATGCTCGACGATTTACTCACGCATTACATGAAATCGCAGGGCCGTGAAGTACGCAAAACCATATGTGAGCATTTTAACTACACCCGCCAGGAGTTGTATGATTTAATTAAAGTAAACGAAATAAAAAGTTTTAACGAACTACTGGCTACTTACGGCAAAGGCTCAGGCTGCGAGCTTTGCAAACCGCTTACTGCTTCGCTGCTTGCCAGTATATGGAACGATGTTATTGTAAAGCACGATACGATTCAGGACACCAACGACCGGTTTTTGGCTAATATCCAGCAACGTGGTGTTTATTCGGTAGTTCCGCGTATTCCGGGTGGCGAAATAACTCCTGATAAGCTGATCGTGATCGGACAGGTTGCAAAAAAATACGATTTGTACACCAAAATAACCGGAGGCCAGCGAATCGACCTGTTTGGTGCCCGCGTTGATGAGTTACCAAACATTTGGGAGGAGCTTATAGATGCAGGTTTTGAAAGCGGACATGCCTATGGAAAAGCACTGCGAACGGTGAAAAGCTGTGTAGGATCAACCTGGTGCCGTTTTGGAATGGACGACTCTGTATCGTTTGCAATTGAAGTTGAAAACCGCTATAAGGGCTTGCGTTCGCCACACAAATTGAAAGGCGGCGTTTCGGGCTGTGTGCGCGAATGTGCCGAAGCTCGCGGAAAAGATTTTGGAATTATTGCCACCGACAAAGGATGGAACCTGTTTGTTTGCGGAAATGGAGGAGCCAACCCGCGTCACGCAGACTTACTGGCCTCCGATTTGGATAAGGAAACCTGTGTCAGGTATCTCGACCGGTTTTTAATGTTTTACATCAAAACGGCCGGCCCGCTTACACGTACTTCCAAATGGCTGTCGGAACTGGAAGGCGGACTAGGTTACCTGAAAGATGTAATTGTAAAAGATTCGTTGGGTATTGGCGAAAAACTGGAGCAGGAAATGCAGGAGCTCATCTCACATTACCAATGCGAATGGACCACCGTTGTTCGCAATCAGGAAATGCGCAAAAAGTTCCGCCACTTTGTAAACTCCGATCAAATCGACGAAAATATCAAGTACGTACCAATGCGTGGCCAAAAAATGCCCGCCAAAGCTTAA
- the nirD gene encoding nitrite reductase small subunit NirD — translation METQIITEVKEWVKAAAVEDFPENGGAAVLINGEQIAVFNFTNEGRWYATQNQCPHKGEMAISRGLTGDSEGHPKVACPFHKRTFSLEDGKCLTDEQYQLKTYPVKVENGFVFIGIDA, via the coding sequence ATGGAAACACAAATTATTACCGAGGTAAAAGAATGGGTTAAAGCAGCTGCTGTTGAAGATTTTCCTGAAAACGGAGGTGCAGCTGTGCTGATTAACGGAGAGCAAATTGCCGTTTTTAATTTTACAAACGAAGGTCGCTGGTACGCCACCCAAAACCAGTGTCCGCATAAAGGAGAAATGGCCATATCGCGCGGCCTGACAGGAGATTCGGAAGGGCATCCAAAAGTAGCTTGTCCTTTTCATAAACGAACATTCTCACTGGAAGATGGGAAATGCCTTACAGATGAACAATACCAGCTTAAAACATATCCGGTAAAAGTTGAAAACGGTTTCGTGTTTATTGGTATTGACGCATAA
- a CDS encoding rubredoxin, which yields MKKANKKYLYRVLSKGGIISTSMFAEVLKLAENEGNKHVMLGSRQDMLFYLPKNSLPKIESSAIPIQSRNSGIQNVVSSFVCVDILPSTNWIYSGIFTKIADQFTFNHQLRVNIVDPLQNMVPLFYGELNFIASEIPNFWHLYLNIEEMHQPEAWPGLIFTEDIAFFAKTLEKLILGEGIRTIEALHQSVASSDLQKNTLDKNPKLILPKGSSPYYEGLEKMENKNKYWAGIYWRNNQYPIQFLKEVCELCMKTNIAKISFTPWKTFLIKDIETKDKIYWDDLIGRYGINMRHSSFELNWHLPLLDKEALKLKRYLVAEFDKFDIRTYGLSFAIQNKNNGNFTSVVIRKNGRLPFLGRFDFTASYSIDHAYDFNPNSNFYMQYERALSKQDLPKALNELSKRYNARQFVKKSMNINRERKQEKSSSSIVYHCPFCQTVYDERFGDILAGIAAGTAFDKLPESYCCQVCESPKSTFKIVEIAETTSV from the coding sequence ATGAAGAAAGCTAACAAAAAATATCTCTACCGGGTGCTCAGTAAAGGTGGTATAATATCTACATCCATGTTTGCGGAAGTGTTGAAGCTGGCTGAAAATGAAGGCAATAAACATGTAATGCTTGGATCGCGACAAGACATGCTTTTTTACCTGCCAAAGAATTCATTGCCAAAAATTGAAAGCTCAGCTATTCCAATTCAAAGCCGAAACTCAGGAATACAAAATGTGGTGTCATCATTCGTATGCGTTGATATTTTACCATCAACCAACTGGATTTACTCGGGCATATTTACAAAAATTGCAGATCAGTTCACCTTTAACCACCAGTTGCGTGTAAACATCGTTGATCCCCTGCAAAACATGGTTCCCTTGTTCTACGGAGAGCTAAACTTTATTGCCTCCGAGATCCCAAATTTCTGGCACCTGTACCTCAACATCGAAGAGATGCATCAACCCGAAGCGTGGCCGGGTCTTATTTTCACCGAAGACATTGCCTTTTTTGCCAAAACACTTGAGAAGCTGATCCTTGGGGAGGGAATTCGTACGATCGAAGCCTTGCATCAATCCGTAGCCTCTTCCGATCTGCAAAAAAATACACTCGACAAAAATCCGAAACTCATTCTGCCAAAAGGCTCTTCGCCGTATTACGAAGGCCTGGAAAAGATGGAGAACAAAAATAAATACTGGGCAGGAATTTACTGGCGTAACAATCAGTACCCCATTCAGTTTTTGAAAGAGGTTTGCGAATTATGCATGAAAACCAACATCGCGAAAATAAGTTTTACGCCCTGGAAAACATTTCTGATCAAGGATATTGAAACCAAAGACAAAATTTACTGGGACGATTTGATCGGTCGTTACGGAATTAACATGCGCCACTCCTCCTTTGAATTGAACTGGCATTTGCCATTGCTGGATAAAGAGGCTTTAAAATTAAAACGATACCTGGTGGCGGAGTTCGATAAATTTGACATTCGTACCTATGGACTTTCATTTGCCATTCAGAATAAAAACAACGGGAATTTCACATCGGTGGTGATCCGTAAAAACGGGCGCCTGCCTTTTCTGGGCCGCTTCGATTTTACCGCCAGCTACAGCATTGATCATGCATACGATTTTAACCCAAACAGCAACTTTTATATGCAGTATGAAAGGGCCTTAAGCAAACAGGATTTACCAAAAGCACTTAACGAGCTTAGCAAACGATATAATGCCCGGCAGTTTGTAAAAAAATCGATGAATATTAACAGAGAGCGGAAACAGGAAAAAAGTAGCAGTAGTATTGTTTACCACTGTCCATTTTGCCAAACGGTTTACGACGAACGGTTTGGTGATATTCTGGCTGGAATTGCTGCCGGTACAGCTTTCGACAAATTACCGGAAAGCTACTGCTGCCAGGTATGCGAGTCTCCAAAATCAACTTTTAAAATAGTAGAAATTGCAGAAACAACAAGTGTATAG
- a CDS encoding molybdopterin-dependent oxidoreductase — MKAEEFKSTCSYCGVGCGIIVTKSADGKVSVKGDQEHPVNKGKLCSKGLNLHYVVNNQTDRLTNPQIRLAKGYPLKTVEWSEAIGRVSRVFKSLIEKFGPDSVAFYVSGQCLTEEYYVASKLAKGFWGTNNIDTNSRLCMSSAVVGYKMQLGEDAVPASYEDIDLTDCFFITGANPAWCHPILFRRIEARKMANPEVKIIVADPRRTQSCELADLHLQLKPGTDVFLNNAIARCLLEDGYADWNFIRQHTNGIEELQKQVVKQSINEAAEICGVPVADIRLAAKYIGESKGFISMWAMGLNQSVIGVNKNLSLINLSLITGKIGKPGCGPFSLTGQPNAMGGREVGGMCNLLPAHRNLDNETHRAEVADFWKVKDIPAKPGYSATEMIDALEDGRLKAVWIICTNPMVSLPNLHKVEKALKKARFVVVQDISKKSDTLQFADVVFPAAGWLEKEGTMTNSERRITHLNQVVKAPGEALPDYEIICRVARKMGYSGFNFKNACEVFDEYKLLTRGTNLSIEELTYEHLRKNGSVQWPFRNGKSTLRLFEDGIFYTPSKKANVYAVEGTNLSEQPNTEYPFILTTGRIRDQWHTMTRTGKVKRLQQHIDKPFVEIHPVDAKNLNIENDDILTISNRNGEVKAPALVTDSIRQGVVFLPMHWGKVLSGNNARTNNLTHDLVDPKSKEPDFKFSAVRIKKNCKPTEHLVVVGAGAAALQFVRSYREKNRTDKILVISREDHPFYNRVLLPDYIAGSIEWEALQKTSEAEIKKLNIQVKTGVSLSSIDSENKTIDCTDGRSYPYGKLILATGSSPNVMNPDWAALPATYTIRMREDADQFRKKTKPNQRVLVVGGGLLGLEMVASLLEMNVQATLVNRNSRLMERQLDNESATLLKDILKEKGVEILFNDELSQISSDWEDKHRVSFKSGKRLVFDSIVFAVGTKPNISFAKGVVNVRRGIIVNEHLKSSNPDIYAIGEIAELNGNLFGITAAAEEQADILAKHLLGNPISEYYGTVPMNILKFPGIDLCSIGLTSIPNGAEGFDEIIFSDKAARYYKKCIVKNDVLMGAILMGDKAEFAEFKKLIVEQKELAGLRNTLLRTGKPTEPVIGKLLCSCNNVGSGNIQKAIKNGATHEDAVCEITGAGLGCGSCRPEIQKLLKEELEPVSGNYNEES; from the coding sequence ATGAAAGCCGAAGAATTTAAATCAACATGCTCTTATTGCGGGGTGGGTTGTGGCATCATTGTCACAAAATCCGCTGACGGGAAGGTTTCCGTCAAAGGAGACCAGGAACATCCTGTTAACAAGGGGAAGTTGTGCTCCAAAGGATTAAATCTGCATTATGTGGTAAACAATCAAACGGACCGCTTAACCAACCCCCAAATACGACTGGCCAAAGGGTATCCTTTAAAAACGGTTGAATGGTCGGAGGCTATAGGTCGTGTTTCAAGGGTTTTCAAAAGTTTAATTGAAAAATTTGGCCCCGATTCTGTGGCATTCTATGTATCCGGACAGTGTCTTACTGAAGAATATTATGTGGCGTCAAAACTTGCAAAAGGTTTTTGGGGAACCAATAACATCGATACCAATTCACGCTTATGCATGAGCTCAGCAGTGGTAGGCTACAAAATGCAATTGGGAGAAGATGCTGTTCCCGCCTCTTACGAAGACATTGATCTGACCGATTGCTTTTTTATTACCGGCGCAAATCCGGCCTGGTGCCATCCCATTTTGTTTCGAAGGATAGAAGCCCGTAAAATGGCAAATCCTGAAGTTAAAATTATTGTAGCAGATCCGCGCCGCACCCAAAGCTGCGAATTGGCCGATCTGCATTTACAACTAAAGCCGGGCACCGATGTATTTCTGAATAATGCCATTGCCCGCTGCCTACTCGAAGATGGTTATGCCGATTGGAATTTCATCCGCCAACATACCAATGGTATCGAAGAATTGCAAAAGCAAGTCGTAAAACAAAGCATAAACGAAGCTGCTGAAATCTGTGGTGTTCCCGTTGCTGATATTCGTTTGGCCGCAAAATATATCGGAGAGTCAAAAGGATTTATATCCATGTGGGCCATGGGGCTGAATCAAAGCGTTATCGGTGTAAATAAGAACCTGTCTCTAATAAACCTTTCGCTCATTACCGGAAAAATTGGCAAACCCGGCTGCGGACCATTCAGCCTTACCGGTCAACCCAATGCCATGGGTGGACGCGAGGTTGGTGGAATGTGTAACCTGCTTCCTGCCCACCGGAATTTAGACAACGAAACTCACCGGGCTGAAGTAGCCGATTTTTGGAAAGTGAAAGATATACCTGCCAAACCGGGTTACAGTGCTACTGAAATGATTGATGCCCTGGAAGACGGAAGGTTAAAAGCCGTTTGGATTATCTGTACAAATCCGATGGTGAGTTTGCCCAATTTACACAAAGTGGAGAAAGCACTAAAAAAAGCCAGGTTTGTGGTCGTCCAGGATATTTCGAAAAAATCGGATACCCTCCAATTTGCCGATGTGGTTTTTCCCGCCGCCGGATGGTTGGAAAAAGAAGGAACCATGACAAACTCCGAACGCAGGATTACACATCTTAACCAGGTGGTAAAAGCTCCCGGAGAAGCACTCCCCGATTATGAAATTATTTGCCGTGTTGCAAGAAAAATGGGCTATTCCGGGTTCAACTTTAAGAATGCCTGTGAAGTATTCGACGAATATAAATTACTGACCCGCGGAACAAATCTCTCGATTGAAGAACTTACTTACGAGCATTTGCGCAAGAATGGCTCTGTTCAGTGGCCTTTCAGGAATGGCAAAAGTACCTTACGCCTTTTTGAAGATGGGATCTTTTACACCCCTTCTAAAAAAGCAAATGTATATGCCGTTGAGGGAACAAACCTTTCTGAACAACCGAATACAGAATATCCGTTTATTTTAACAACAGGGCGGATCCGCGATCAGTGGCACACCATGACACGAACCGGAAAAGTAAAACGCTTACAACAGCATATCGACAAACCGTTTGTGGAAATCCATCCGGTTGATGCCAAAAATCTGAACATTGAGAATGACGATATTTTAACAATCAGCAATCGGAACGGAGAAGTAAAAGCGCCTGCACTGGTTACTGATTCGATTCGCCAGGGAGTTGTGTTCCTGCCCATGCACTGGGGGAAAGTACTCTCAGGAAACAACGCCCGAACCAATAACTTAACCCATGATTTGGTGGACCCAAAATCAAAAGAACCTGACTTTAAGTTTAGCGCGGTACGCATTAAAAAAAATTGCAAACCAACAGAACATCTGGTTGTGGTTGGAGCAGGTGCTGCAGCCCTGCAATTTGTTAGAAGTTATCGGGAGAAAAACAGAACAGACAAAATATTGGTCATTTCCAGAGAAGATCATCCGTTCTACAACCGCGTTTTATTGCCCGACTACATTGCTGGAAGTATAGAATGGGAAGCCCTCCAAAAAACAAGCGAAGCAGAAATCAAAAAACTAAATATACAGGTTAAGACCGGTGTAAGTCTTAGCTCTATTGACTCCGAAAATAAAACCATTGATTGCACCGACGGAAGGAGCTACCCTTATGGCAAGCTAATTCTGGCCACCGGTTCGAGTCCCAATGTGATGAACCCTGACTGGGCTGCGCTACCCGCAACTTATACCATTCGTATGCGGGAAGATGCCGACCAATTCAGAAAAAAAACAAAACCCAACCAGCGTGTTCTGGTTGTTGGTGGTGGATTGTTAGGCCTTGAGATGGTAGCTTCATTATTGGAAATGAATGTTCAGGCTACGCTGGTAAACCGCAATTCACGTTTAATGGAACGTCAGCTCGATAACGAATCAGCCACACTGCTAAAAGATATTCTGAAGGAAAAAGGTGTTGAAATTCTATTTAATGATGAACTAAGTCAGATAAGCAGTGACTGGGAAGATAAACATCGGGTGAGTTTTAAAAGTGGCAAACGACTGGTTTTTGATTCAATTGTATTTGCAGTCGGTACAAAACCCAACATCAGCTTTGCCAAAGGAGTGGTTAATGTTCGAAGGGGAATAATTGTTAACGAGCACCTGAAAAGCAGTAACCCGGATATTTACGCTATTGGTGAAATTGCAGAGCTTAACGGTAATCTGTTTGGTATAACTGCAGCGGCTGAAGAACAGGCTGACATACTGGCCAAACATCTGCTTGGTAATCCAATTAGCGAATACTATGGAACTGTTCCAATGAACATCCTGAAATTTCCGGGAATCGACCTCTGTTCCATTGGTTTAACTTCTATTCCCAACGGAGCGGAAGGTTTCGATGAGATAATTTTTAGTGATAAAGCTGCCCGCTATTACAAAAAATGCATTGTTAAAAACGATGTATTAATGGGTGCGATTTTAATGGGAGACAAGGCTGAATTTGCCGAATTCAAAAAATTAATTGTTGAGCAAAAAGAACTGGCAGGACTTCGAAATACCCTCCTTCGGACCGGGAAACCAACAGAACCGGTGATTGGCAAGCTCCTGTGTTCATGTAATAATGTTGGATCAGGCAACATACAAAAAGCGATTAAAAACGGGGCTACCCACGAAGATGCTGTTTGCGAAATCACCGGTGCCGGACTTGGCTGCGGCAGCTGCCGACCTGAAATTCAGAAATTATTAAAAGAAGAGTTGGAACCTGTAAGCGGCAACTACAATGAAGAAAGCTAA
- a CDS encoding DUF4202 domain-containing protein translates to MYSSVYSSAIEALKSAHKKDPNLELDGTPAELLYCQRLSDCLGEVYPDASEALSVAAWCQHLYRWEIARSTYPEGRVGYYQWRNFLGKYQADKAAEILKEAGYSADFITEMTNILKKENIHRLADAQKLEDIVCLVFLEHYMAAFMPGKTDEHLLKIVQKTWSKMSAHGHDIALNLNLPEPVKRIVQLALAS, encoded by the coding sequence ATGTATAGTTCTGTTTATTCTTCGGCCATTGAGGCATTGAAATCTGCCCACAAAAAAGATCCAAACCTTGAGTTGGATGGAACCCCGGCTGAGTTGTTGTATTGCCAGCGCCTTTCTGATTGTTTGGGAGAGGTTTATCCCGATGCTTCGGAAGCCCTTTCGGTAGCAGCCTGGTGCCAACATTTGTATCGTTGGGAGATTGCCCGCAGCACTTATCCCGAAGGACGGGTTGGTTATTACCAATGGCGTAATTTTTTGGGTAAATACCAGGCAGATAAAGCTGCTGAGATATTGAAAGAAGCCGGATACTCCGCTGATTTTATAACAGAAATGACCAATATTCTGAAAAAGGAAAACATCCATCGACTTGCTGATGCCCAGAAATTGGAAGACATTGTTTGTTTGGTTTTTCTGGAACATTACATGGCTGCTTTTATGCCCGGAAAAACCGATGAACATCTGCTTAAGATAGTTCAGAAAACGTGGAGTAAAATGTCTGCACATGGTCATGATATTGCTTTAAATTTAAACTTGCCGGAACCGGTGAAACGAATTGTTCAACTGGCACTGGCCTCATAA
- a CDS encoding MFS transporter — protein sequence MKTFHITWFSFFLCFFGWFGVAPLMAVIREELLLTKSQIGNIIISSVMITIFARLLIGWISDKIGPRITYTWLLIVGSLPVMLIGLSNDYTSFLIFRLIIGVIGASFVITQFHTSLMFAPNVVGTANATTAGWGNLGGGVTQMVMPLIFSAFVALGYSNANSWRYAMIVPGILMIIMGLVYYKFTKDTPEGNLSDLKKADPDFAIKKKAEKGQFLEAIKDFRVWGLFVIYGACFGIELTINNIASLYYKDYFNLDVKTAGLIAGLFGLMNLFARSVGGLLGDKSGIRWGLKGRVYFLFTALFLEGIALIVFSRMTVLPVAIATMIVFSLFVQMSEGATFSVVPFINKKAIGTVSGIVGAGGNAGAVAAGFLFKMEDVSYPQALFIIGIIVSVISLFAFLVRFSEEAEAEARQELGEVYQSRSVQPKPVFMYSYAENSVIKI from the coding sequence ATGAAAACCTTCCATATTACCTGGTTTTCGTTTTTTCTCTGTTTTTTCGGATGGTTTGGTGTAGCCCCTCTGATGGCAGTAATTCGCGAAGAATTACTACTAACTAAATCACAAATAGGGAACATAATTATCTCGTCGGTAATGATTACCATTTTTGCCCGACTGTTAATCGGGTGGATTTCAGATAAAATAGGCCCTCGTATTACTTATACCTGGTTATTAATTGTTGGATCACTCCCCGTTATGCTAATCGGGCTTAGCAACGATTATACCTCTTTTTTGATTTTCCGCCTGATAATTGGAGTGATCGGAGCATCGTTTGTGATCACACAATTCCACACATCGCTAATGTTTGCCCCAAACGTTGTAGGTACAGCCAATGCAACTACAGCCGGCTGGGGAAACCTGGGAGGTGGAGTAACCCAAATGGTTATGCCGCTTATCTTTTCAGCTTTTGTTGCACTAGGTTATTCAAACGCCAACTCCTGGCGATATGCCATGATCGTTCCCGGAATTTTGATGATAATTATGGGACTGGTTTATTACAAGTTTACCAAAGACACTCCCGAAGGTAATTTGAGTGACCTTAAAAAGGCAGATCCTGATTTTGCAATAAAGAAGAAAGCAGAAAAGGGCCAGTTTCTGGAAGCCATTAAAGACTTCCGCGTTTGGGGCTTGTTTGTTATTTACGGGGCCTGTTTTGGTATCGAGCTTACTATCAATAATATAGCATCTCTTTACTACAAGGACTATTTTAACCTGGATGTTAAAACTGCTGGTTTAATAGCCGGATTATTTGGCTTGATGAATTTATTTGCCCGTTCGGTTGGCGGATTACTTGGCGATAAATCCGGAATTAGATGGGGCCTGAAAGGACGTGTCTATTTTCTGTTTACAGCTTTGTTCCTGGAAGGGATTGCATTGATCGTGTTTAGCAGAATGACCGTATTGCCGGTTGCCATTGCAACGATGATTGTGTTTAGTTTATTTGTACAAATGTCGGAAGGGGCAACCTTTTCAGTCGTCCCCTTTATCAATAAAAAAGCAATAGGAACGGTATCGGGCATTGTGGGTGCTGGCGGAAATGCCGGTGCTGTGGCCGCAGGATTTCTTTTTAAAATGGAAGACGTCTCCTACCCTCAGGCCCTGTTTATCATTGGAATAATCGTTAGTGTAATTTCGCTTTTTGCGTTCCTTGTTCGGTTTAGCGAGGAAGCCGAAGCGGAAGCAAGACAAGAACTTGGCGAGGTTTATCAATCCCGAAGTGTTCAGCCCAAACCGGTATTTATGTACAGCTATGCCGAGAATAGTGTAATAAAGATCTAA